The region GTCGACTGCCAATTAAAGAATGATTTATATCATATGCAACCAGAGTGCCATACCAATGGAACATAGACAATATCATAATTCTATATGGCAAATCcattacaagaaaataaaaaacagcAAAAAAGAAATATGAAATCATAGTTACTGACATCTTCAGCAATTGTTATTATATTAGGATGAATGGTATGCAATAGCTCATTCGCCAATATGAGATACAAGAATGCATCTTTGTCTACATACTGATTACAGTACCTGCAACCAAATAGAAAATACCATTCAAATTAAATCTTTAGCAACAATCCATTGCTGACAACGCATAAAAATTGAGGGAAAAGAAAAGCAAGATTGTGTTTaggacttaatttttttttaattgaacagTGGAAGGTAGAGTGTGACCACTGACCAGAGAATCCTACATTAATTTAAATCTGCTCTGGTATTATTGCATATAGACTTTTGTTCCCTAAAATTACTCGACCTTCGCGTGTCTAGTGCAAATCTAAGACCACGATGCACTACTGCTTATGCATCCACTAATAGTGCACCATTGCATTGATTTGAGAAATTCTCGGGTATTTTTTACCACCCTAGACAATCATGTTGAGAGTGGCTAGTATTTACGGAGCTTGCAACTTTGTACACTTCAATCTCCTTGTTGTTATGAATCTAATTAACAGTTGGTGGGTGGGAGAAGGGCCTGGAGCGTTAAGCATACTTTTCAGTGTAAGCAATATAGTTAGCTCTGTAAACATATTTGTCAACTCTGTGAACCAATTTCTGACTTTTTTTTCCATGCTTGTGCGAGTAcagatatttgaaaaataaaactcCCGTAGCATAGAGCATTAAAACAGGCAATTTAAGTTGAGTCTTTGAGCTACTCAGTAGATACAGAATTACATATGGTTGCCAGCTCATTTGATTAAGTTGTGTCCGAGATAAATTAGAATATTTCTTTTAGCCAATCAAATTTATGTGAATAGCTCATATAAATGAATATTCATGAAACCAAAAGTACTGAATTATGGGACAGGATTTCTTACTCATCTAAGTCGCCTGTAAACGAAGCAAAACCATTATGTGTGTACATCATTGATGAGAGTGAATGAAATTGAAAGCCATCTATTTGATATTCCACAACCCACCTGCtcaaatatcatcaacataagCAACCCCAAGAAAATGTACCCAAGAGTCAGACTAAGATCAACTACATCGTTTTCAAAGAATTGAATGaacataatataatataaagggctaatgtcataaaaattcaccaactttacacattttctcattttaatcacgtagtttaaattttctcattttcatgcacgaactaccactttttctcaaattattGCACGGTGCcgaggtgtcacgactccattggtgtaatttgctgaggtggaggtcattttccaccaatgaatgagtgccacctcagcactgtgcatgaatttgggaaaaagtggtagttcgtgcatgaaaatgagaaaatttaaactgcgtgattaaaatgagaaaacgtgtaaagttcgtgattttttttgacattaaccctaatatAAATGAGACTGAGCTTTCAGTTGGGTTAATAATGCatatttcaaaaattcaaacattgATCATGCTTACCAGTTTAGATTTGAGAGCAAATAATGCAATACTTCACGATCCCCATACTTGAACATTCTAGTACCCCAATGTTTGTGATGACCGCGTTTACCTATACAAGCAAGTAAAGGAAAACAGTGTAGAATAttagtaaaatttgaaaatagcTTCACCTGAACAGTTTGTAAAGTCAATATTATatatctaaatgtttcatcatATCAAAAGAAATCAATGTCGCATCACTGAGTATGACATCCTTAAATACTGGAAAATTAATATGCTGAGTCAAGTAAACTACtcttttgacaaaaaattaaactagTTTGTCCTCTTAATTGTGTATTTGGTTTATGTGGAATCAGAATCCGATTCATACTCTAGCATTAGtcaaaatacactaaaatattTCTGAAAGGACAAAACACTCTGTCGACTGCCTGAACCATTTTCTCCTAAGAGCGTCTTTCTTCACACTTAAGGATCCTAAAAGAGAGAGTTCACTGATTTTGAAGTGATTTCCATTCCCTTTTCAGGTTCAAGGAATAGAATTTATCATCATTATGTTAACCTGTTCCTACGCAAATTACAGGTTGTTCAGATAAAAACCTCTCTTAAGCACCTCTCTCTCTCTCAGACACCCCAATGCTCATAGGCATGCAATTCCCAAGAAAACTGGTCATAAACACATATCACAAGGGCATCTGTAAGCAGCTATGTGTCCTTTCTCGTGTTTGCTCTTCCGTAACACACTTGAGGCTCAACACCTCTTTAATGAAACCTAGAAAACCTTGTTACGTAAATGGCATCCTTCTTGAAGTGTGTTccttatataaatattatagaaAAACAGAGTGTTACATTCAGAATATTATATTTTCGTAGGTGAATTGAGATTCGTTTCACATAATAGCCGATAGAGTAGCTAGGAGGCAAGCAAAATCTGAGAAGTTAAACTCAAGGCATAAGGTTTGctgatattttaaataaattttaccaGTATGAAAGTAGCAATCGTTTGATCCATCAAAAAGTGAGAGTCCAACCATTTCATCAGCTGCTGAGTAGGAATGGACAATGTCTAAGAACACTAGCAGTCCTATTCCTGTAAAATAATAAAGCCAACTAAGTTAGCATAagccaaaattaacaaattaacatCAAATAGGATCAGACTGAGAAGACATATTTCTAATGCCAAAAAGTAATTACAAGAAAAAATCTCGAATAAATTTTGCAGTCAGGTtggaaatttaaacatttcttTTCATTTGCGTCTTTCAAGTGCCTTTCATTTCTTAATAAGACTTTCTTTCTTATTGAGAAGCTATTCTTTCCTTTAACTCCAGACTATAAAGAGAGTTCTTTTAACCCCCAAAACTATATCAAGAAAGTAGAGCAAAACTACCTAGACTCTCTTGATCCAGCCAAGCCCCTAAGTATAACTCAAAGCAATTATTTTCTGCTCATAGACTTCCTCCGCTATATTTCTAGGATCTTGAAACAAAGAGTATTTTAGTATACTAGAAAACATTGAATCGTGATGTTGCAATAAAAAATTGTTAAGTAAATATATCAGCCATAAGCTAATTAAAACAGATTGAAGTTATTCTTCTAGCATATcatagataaaataaatgatgttaagaaatcataagaagaataaaAACCATGTGCTTCATCAACCAAGCGTTTGAAATCATCAGGAGTGCCAAATCGACTGCTAACAGCGAAAGGGTTGGTGACCTGCATTGCCAGAGAGATGCTTACTCATCTTCAAAAGATGTTAAAGAAATTTTTGGACACAAAAACCACATATtaagaaatataatattaaaccaGTAGACCATCTGTAAAATAAGGCATCAAAACATTAGGCacatcaaaaatttaaatacaataaGATGGCCTCTGCCATCCATATTGAACACTGTTTACACTGTAAACCCACCCACCCCCAccccacacacacacacacacctcCTTACCCCCCTTAAGCTGATATATCACGCAGTATCTCCAATAGATATTGAGCCAGAAATTCTCTAATATTTCCATTAAATCAACTAAACTATGTATGGAATGTCTGAACCAGAAAAACTTACTAGATCAATGTTAAATACGATAAAAAATGACAACAAAAATTTGACTTACTCGATAGCCAATAGTGAAGTAATCTTTGTGCTCAACAACTCCAATCAACTGGATTGCATTATATCCAGCTTCCTTTACATGTGGAAGGAcctgttacaaaaaaaacaatgcAGAACATAATGGAAGAAACTGGTTTAATAggaaaataaattgataaagcCATAAACAAATAGCTACCTTCTCTATGAAGTCATTGAAAGAAGATATTTTTGGCTCTGAGCCACTAATTCCAACATGACACTCATATATACGCAAGGATTTTGGCTTTTTCGGGGAAGTGTTTTTCCATTTGTAAGCAAGTTCCGGTGGTGGTTCCCAGTGGATGGCAAAAGGTTGCTTCCCATCAGTGCCTGGAAATGAGTATCAAAGTTCCTGTAAACCAAGTAAATAGCCAGTATATAGCCCTAATTGACTGAAAAGTAACAATCTGCAAGATTATTCTTGATAAAGATAAGCAATAGATGACAAATACAAGAAAGCATCATAATCCTTGATGGAAGGGATGGGCGTATGTTTTGGAAAGCAGTCAAAGGTGGAGCCCAGGAAGATTGAAGACCAATGTTATTTCAGAAATCAGAGAATCATTGATCTTGAAGAGTAGTTTAATCGTGTTATGGAAAGATAGACATTGGTAGACAGACACACACACCAAGATGAAAGCATCATCAAAAATGTTTATTGGATGGAGGCGGCGATGGTGACAAAAGTGCACTGTGAATGCACATACAAGGAAATGATACAGATAAGTAAATATTGTTATTCATCACCATGCATTTACAGCAATTTGACATTTAAGAAAGGAAAGAGAGACAAAGTTGAAAGTTGCACTAAAAGAGTATCTGATGCTCAAAAAAATGTCAGAAAAGCAACAAATTGATTTCGCCATAAGTGCTTTACCTGGATCTACATAGGTAGCCCATGCAGGCACACGCTCTAGCGGACCATTGGGAGTGTTAAAATATACCCTATATTTACTTTCATGAGGAATTGTTGGCGCATACTTTTTCAACCAAGCTTTTCTTCCTTTGCGTGTCTCAAGCCAATATGGCAACGGGGCCTCCTTAGCACGAATTTTCTTTACCCACTCTGGGCtacttataatattatatatgtcATATTCTTTTCCTTGATCAATCACATCTAATGGAGGCAAATTACTTGGGGGGTCATCTTTATGCTGTTCTTTCCATTGTCTATATCTTGTTTCTGCATCTGGCAAGGGTATTGCATTTAATTCTTCCTCAGTTTCAGGTCCATTAGGCCCAAACCATTGCTCATATAACTTTGCTGGCACCTTCAGTCGGTTTTTTATATATTCATCTTCTCCAGGTTCCCAGTAGTCATCATTTGCTTTCTGAAAGATTTCATCAATGCTAACACCACTGTCACCTTTATCATAGTCATCCACATAATTATACTGCTGAAAATAAAGTTCATCTTGTTCTTCTCCCTCTCTTAGTTTATCTTCAAGAATGATAAACCAGTATCCATAGTCATCATGGCCAAGGTGACCTTCTCTTGCATAGTTTTCGGTTGGTGACCACCCATTAGAGCCACAAACTAGTGCACAATAACGAGCACCTGTATTATATCCATCATACTTACTATTTACACGTGATTCACAAAAAAAAAGAcgataaattaaagaaataaaaaaaggaagCTTGCAAAGGGAATAGATGAGAAGTGACGACAATATCCATTCATGATACTATTTACTGAAAACAAATCAGATATCACATCTACTATATCGATTCCCATTGAATCAGAAAGTTTAATGTGAATAAAAAAGTTCAATGCAGGCCTAAAATATGTTCATCAAATCGACAAAAGTGAGAGCATTATTTAAAACCTGGTGCCCATTCCATATAATCTGCCCGATGCTCTGGATGACGATGCAGACCCATCAATTCAAACCTAGATAAGAAAACCAAATAGCAACTATTTCAACTTATCTTAAAACAAAGCttataaaaagaattattcTACCAACCATGGCATGGTCCAAGGATACATATAAATTCAAGCTAACCAAATGGAAATTTATTTTAAGCGTACAAAAATACACACATGGAAAAACATGAATGGTTTCAATGAACAAACCCATAAGCAATGTCTTTGATCATCAAATTCCTCTTGAAAAGTTCCTCTTTTAGATCCTTCATTGCTTTATGCCTGCATAGTTGCAACAATAACAAGATCACTAATCCTCATCATCCACTTCAACAAACCATCTCCCAAAACAGGGGGAAAAAAAAGAAACTATCTTTACACAAAccctttattattatttttgaccAGGACTCACTTTCCCGAACGTACCGAAGCCCAAGATCACTGTCAAACCCCGGGATGGGGACCGCCAGCAAGCCGATATACCTGGCAATTCTAGGATATAGTGGCCAGCTGACCAGTCCCAACCACTTCGTTTATTAAAAAGGGTGTAGCCGTATTTGAACCCGCGACCATGCCGCCCAGATGGCTTAGGCTTAGGCTTAGACCACTGGAcccaatattattattatcatttgcAAGCTCCTATATTTTCCTAAACTTTCTCTCACATCAAATATAACATATACTATGCACCCAATTGTTTTAatctcaaattttataaaaagctTGTACCTATCACGGATAAACTGAGCGAATTGTTTATGGGAAATGCCGAGTCGAGTAAGAAACCCAACTGGGTTGATTCCTTTCTCATCTTCTTCAGCTTCAGCTTTATGCTCATTGCTCCGTTTTTTAGACTGCTTTTGCTGACGAGGTTGTGGTGGTGGTGATTGGTTTGCGGCGCATTTTATCCTGGATATGAATTTACAGTTACCAAAATTGGTGGTTTGAGGTTTTGATTGGAAGGGGAGAAGATAAAGAGAATGGTTATCAATTGGGTGGAGAGAAACTGAGAATTTTGTTAAGAGAAGGTGAGAGTTCATCTCTGAGAACTGATGAAAACAGGGGAGTAGAGTGAAGTGAAGTGGAGGGGTTTTAGATAAGAGG is a window of Mercurialis annua linkage group LG2, ddMerAnnu1.2, whole genome shotgun sequence DNA encoding:
- the LOC126669365 gene encoding 1,4-alpha-glucan-branching enzyme 3, chloroplastic/amyloplastic, whose product is MNSHLLLTKFSVSLHPIDNHSLYLLPFQSKPQTTNFGNCKFISRIKCAANQSPPPQPRQQKQSKKRSNEHKAEAEEDEKGINPVGFLTRLGISHKQFAQFIRDRHKAMKDLKEELFKRNLMIKDIAYGFELMGLHRHPEHRADYMEWAPGARYCALVCGSNGWSPTENYAREGHLGHDDYGYWFIILEDKLREGEEQDELYFQQYNYVDDYDKGDSGVSIDEIFQKANDDYWEPGEDEYIKNRLKVPAKLYEQWFGPNGPETEEELNAIPLPDAETRYRQWKEQHKDDPPSNLPPLDVIDQGKEYDIYNIISSPEWVKKIRAKEAPLPYWLETRKGRKAWLKKYAPTIPHESKYRVYFNTPNGPLERVPAWATYVDPGTDGKQPFAIHWEPPPELAYKWKNTSPKKPKSLRIYECHVGISGSEPKISSFNDFIEKVLPHVKEAGYNAIQLIGVVEHKDYFTIGYRVTNPFAVSSRFGTPDDFKRLVDEAHGIGLLVFLDIVHSYSAADEMVGLSLFDGSNDCYFHTGKRGHHKHWGTRMFKYGDREVLHYLLSNLNWWVVEYQIDGFQFHSLSSMMYTHNGFASFTGDLDEYCNQYVDKDAFLYLILANELLHTIHPNIITIAEDATLYPGLCDPTSQGGLGFDYYVNISASEMWSSLLKDTPDSEWSMSKIVDTLVGNRRNADKMLLYAENHNQSISGGQSFAEMLFGEVMDHSSASEESLLGGCALHKMIRMITFTIGGHAYLNFMGNEFGHPKRVEFPMQSNNFSYSLANRCWDLMEKEDVHRHLFFFDKDLMNLDVNQKVLSRRSPAVHHANDASMVISYMRGPLLFIFNFHPTNAYERYSVGVEEAGEYQIILNTDDKKYGGQGIVKADQYIQRTVSKRVDSHRYCLEVPLPSRTAQVYKLTRILRI